The following coding sequences lie in one Mucilaginibacter sp. KACC 22773 genomic window:
- a CDS encoding oxygenase MpaB family protein, producing the protein MEYFVSEESIVRKIWGKADTILFIFAAAAAEFALNKAVDWLYFTGRLPADPLGRLFSTVEYSRQIIFSDQESALKAIDRITAIHKGVENSRGAQIPDWAYRDVLFLLIDLSIRSYELLERKLTQAEKGQTFMVFNRVGQRMGLTGLPKNYFEYLDMREEHLQHNLVCGELTLDLYRQYKKHLGVSRYAVLKQAQLLVVPPLVGRHLPLGKLPWLLPVIWAYKFLRMLKVETFLRNALLPVAYKAQIISMDNA; encoded by the coding sequence ATGGAATATTTTGTAAGCGAGGAATCAATAGTTAGGAAAATTTGGGGTAAGGCCGATACCATCCTATTTATTTTTGCGGCAGCTGCAGCCGAATTTGCCTTAAACAAAGCGGTTGACTGGCTCTACTTTACCGGCCGCCTGCCTGCCGACCCGCTTGGACGTTTATTTTCGACCGTTGAATATTCAAGGCAGATCATTTTTTCGGACCAGGAATCGGCTTTAAAAGCTATCGACAGGATAACGGCCATTCACAAAGGTGTAGAAAACAGCCGCGGCGCACAAATCCCGGATTGGGCTTACCGCGATGTGTTGTTCCTGTTGATTGACCTGTCTATCCGTTCATATGAACTATTGGAGCGCAAACTAACCCAGGCCGAAAAGGGCCAAACGTTTATGGTTTTTAACCGGGTAGGCCAGCGCATGGGGCTTACCGGCCTACCAAAAAACTACTTTGAATACCTGGATATGCGCGAGGAACACTTACAACATAACCTGGTTTGTGGCGAATTGACTTTGGATTTATACCGTCAATATAAAAAACACCTCGGCGTTTCGCGCTACGCGGTGTTAAAACAGGCGCAACTGCTCGTAGTACCACCATTGGTAGGCAGGCATCTTCCCTTAGGAAAACTGCCCTGGCTTTTACCGGTGATATGGGCGTATAAGTTTTTAAGAATGCTTAAAGTGGAAACCTTTTTACGCAATGCCCTCCTTCCGGTAGCTTATAAAGCCCAGATCATTAGTATGGATAATGCTTAG
- a CDS encoding sugar O-acetyltransferase, with the protein MQKSELQKMLDGDLYDASDAELIAGRSKARQLFTRYNALDYDDKQGKRAILKELLGGFTNAIDIQSPFYCDYGFNIFAGDNLFLNFNCIILDCARVTLGNNVFMAPNVQLYTAYHPVIASERIKGPEYAAPITIGNNVWLGGGVIVCPGVTIGDNTTIGAGSVVTKDIPANVVAVGNPCKVIKEIVS; encoded by the coding sequence ATGCAAAAATCCGAACTTCAAAAAATGCTGGATGGCGACCTGTACGATGCCAGCGATGCCGAACTGATTGCCGGCCGCTCAAAAGCACGCCAGCTGTTTACTCGTTACAATGCGCTTGATTATGACGATAAACAGGGCAAGCGTGCCATTTTAAAAGAGTTACTGGGTGGGTTTACCAATGCCATCGATATCCAGTCGCCTTTTTACTGCGATTATGGCTTTAATATTTTTGCCGGCGATAACCTGTTCCTGAATTTTAATTGCATTATACTGGATTGTGCGCGAGTAACTTTAGGTAATAATGTTTTTATGGCGCCCAATGTGCAGCTATATACTGCTTATCACCCCGTTATCGCTTCTGAACGGATAAAAGGCCCCGAGTACGCTGCTCCTATAACCATAGGCAACAATGTATGGCTTGGCGGCGGCGTAATTGTTTGCCCCGGTGTTACCATTGGCGATAATACCACTATTGGCGCGGGCAGTGTGGTGACCAAAGATATTCCGGCTAATGTGGTGGCAGTGGGGAATCCGTGCAAGGTAATAAAAGAGATTGTGTCGTGA